In Lepus europaeus isolate LE1 chromosome 9, mLepTim1.pri, whole genome shotgun sequence, the following are encoded in one genomic region:
- the LOC133766193 gene encoding vomeronasal type-1 receptor 48-like: MNKNKQHHASDIRYTLFSEVVIGVSANTMLLLFHILTFFLQHRPKPLDLTIGLLALIHLVMLLIMGFLVTDIFGSRGFWNDVMCKSVFYLYRILRGLSLCTTCLLSVLQAITLSPRSSCLAKFKQMPSHHSLCSLLFLWIVYIFISSPLIITTIATPNLTSDSLIYATEFCSIRPMSYFFRQMFSMLATFREVFVTGLMAVSSGYMVTLLCRHKRQSQHLHSTRISTRAAPEQRATCTILLLLCFFTFMSILDYIVSSSRAIWNNDPTLHCVHMLVTNGYATVSPLVFISTEKRVITFLKYVLG; the protein is encoded by the coding sequence atgaataaaaacaaacagcacCACGCCAGTGACATAAGATACACCCTTTTCTCTGAAGTCGTCATTGGAGTCTCCGCCAACACCATGCTTCTTCTCTTCCACATCCTCACGTTTTTCCTCCAGCacaggcccaagcccttggacctgACCATTGGTCTCTTGGCCCTCATCCACCTGGTGATGCTGCTAATCATGGGCTTCCTCGTCACAGACATTTTCGGGTCTCGGGGTTTCTGGAATGACGTCATGTGTAAATCGGTTTTCTACTTGTACCGAATCCTGCGGGGTCTCTCCCTGTGCACCACCTGCCTGCTGAGTGTCCTCCAGGCCATCACCCTCAGCCCCAGGAGCTCCTGTCTGGCAAAGTTCAAGCAGATGCCCTCCCATCacagcctgtgttctctcctcttcctgtggaTTGTCTACATCTTCATTAGCAGTCccctcatcatcaccaccattgcCACTCCCAATCTGACCTCAGACAGTCTAATCTATGCCACTGAATTCTGCTCCATTAGGCCCATGAGTTATTTCTTTAGGCAGATGTTCTCCATGCTGGCGACCTTCCGAGAAGTCTTTGTGACAGGGCTCATGGCTGTCTCAAGTGGGTACATGGTGACTCTCCTGTGCAGGCACAAGAGGCAGTCCCAACACCTTCACAGCACCAGGATTTCTACAAGAGCTGCCCCAGAGCAAAGGGCCACCTGCACCATTCTCCTGCTCCTGTGCTTCTTCACATTCATGTCTATTTTGGACTACATTGTCTCCTCCTCAAGAGCGATATGGAACAATGACCCAACTCTCCATTGTGTCCACATGCTGGTGACCAATGGCTATGCTACAGTCAGCCCACTGGTGTTCATCAGCACCGAAAAACGAGTAATTACCTTTCTGAAATACGTGCTGGGTTAA